Proteins found in one Aneurinibacillus uraniidurans genomic segment:
- a CDS encoding tail fiber protein: MSISENEALYTLLGTTYGWMVK, encoded by the coding sequence TTGAGCATTTCGGAAAATGAAGCTTTATATACATTATTGGGAACGACATATGGTTGGATGGTCAAATAA